Within the Arthrobacter sp. UKPF54-2 genome, the region CGCGCGCGAGACGATCTTCTACATCACCCCCTCGCTGATGAAAGGGCTGGGCCGCGGGGCGCTGATCGTGCGCTACGAGATCCTCGCCGCCGTGGTGCAGGTCGGCGGCATCGTCATCGGCCTGCAATACGGGGTGTTCGGCGTCGCCGTCGGCTACACCGCGGCCGGCTTCCTGCTGACCCCCGTGCTGCTGCGGATCCAGACCCGGCTGACCGGGGTGAGCGCCCGGTCCCAGCTTGCCTCGATCCTGCCGGCGGTCCACGCCGCGCTGTGGGGGGCCGCCGGCTACGCCCTGTGGCAGCTCGGGGACGCGGGCAGGCTGTGGCATCTCTTGGGCGGTCTGGTGATCTTTTTCGCCCTCGCGGCGGGGGCGCTGTGGCTCTTCCACCGGCGGCTGCTGGCAGCCTTCCTGGCCCAGGCGCGCAGCCTCGCCGGGCGCGGCCGGAACCGAACGAACAGCGACGGCAGCCCCGGCGCCCGGACAGGCCGGCCCGCACCAATCGAGCCGGAAACCCCGGACATCCCTCACCCGGACATCCCTCATAAGGCAGGAGGCCTTCATGGCTAACGACGACCGCTCCGCCGGGGAGGTGGTGATCGCGGTCCTGACCTACCGCCGGCCCGGGGACATCAGCCTTGCGCTCCCCCGGCTCGCCGCGCAGGCCACGACCCTCGCCGCCGGTGACCGGCCGCCGGCCACCGTGCTGGTGATCGACAACGACCCGGCCGCCAGCGCCCAGGCGGCCGTGCAGGATATTGCCGGCACGCTGGGTCCCGGCCTGGTCCGCTATGCGCACGAACCGCGGCCCGGCATCGCCGCCGCACGGAACCGCGCCCTCGCCGACGCCGGAACCGCGGCGCTACTGGCCTTCATCGACGACGACGAAGTGCCCTCCGAACACTGGCTCGCCCAGCTGGTGGAGCTGCAGCAGCGGACCGGGGCGGCCGCCGTCGTGGGTCCGGTGATCAGCGAGTACGAACACGAGCCGGAACCCTGGATCCAGGCCGGGCGGTTCTTCCGCCGCCGCAGGCTCGCCACCGGCACGCCGCTGACCGTCGCGGCGACCAACAACCTGCTTCTGGAC harbors:
- a CDS encoding glycosyltransferase family 2 protein, which encodes MANDDRSAGEVVIAVLTYRRPGDISLALPRLAAQATTLAAGDRPPATVLVIDNDPAASAQAAVQDIAGTLGPGLVRYAHEPRPGIAAARNRALADAGTAALLAFIDDDEVPSEHWLAQLVELQQRTGAAAVVGPVISEYEHEPEPWIQAGRFFRRRRLATGTPLTVAATNNLLLDLDQVRALGLSFDERFGLSGGSDTLFTRQLVQRGGSMLWCDEAVVVDRVPASRLTRGWVLRRALRSGNSAARVNLELAAAAAPRLAAARASSLAAGSLRLLGGAARLGAGLLTGSTAHQAMGLRTAARGLGMASAAFGYVYSEYRRK